GGAGTGCGGGAGGTATTTCGGGCGAGGGGGATCGGGGTCCGGCCACTGGGGCGACCCGTAAGGTTCCATGGAACCCCCTGACGTGGAGGCCGCGACGGGAGGTGGGGCGCCGCCGTCGACCGTAGTGGCCAGCATAAGTCCCACTCCGCCGGGAGTCCATGGCGGGAGTCAACGCCGCGAATGCTTGAAGCGCGAAGCCGCTCAGATGTCCTTGCGGCAAGGCGCCGAGGCAAGAAGATGCAGGCCGTTCAGGTCTCCCGCCGCGAGTCCGTCGGGAGCCCCGATCTCCGGATACATGAGTTGGATGGGATCATCCACGTGATCCAGGCCCATCACGTGGCCCAGTTCGTGCTGCATGACTGCCAGGACGTAGTCGGCCCCGCCGGGGCTGGCAAGCAGTTCCGTGACCTGCGGTGTGTCCAGCTCCAAGCTCCCCGTGATGTAACTTTTGGGGCCCTTATTGAGGGAGTACATGGTGCTGCCTCCGGTCCCGATGACGTTATCCGCCAGCGCCGGGGCCTCCACCGGGGTGGTCCACGAGATCAGCAAGGGAGCCCACCGGTCACCGTATTTGGACGGCTGGTAGGGCTCGCGCCGGTCCACGGGCAACTCATCCGTGGTGCCGTCGTCAATGAACTGAATGCCCGACGCCGCAGAAATATTGGCCAGGGCAGTGGCCAGCAGGGCATCGGAGCCAACAGGCGCGGTGGCGTTGTTCACAACGTAATGAAGCGGGCGGCACGGCGAATAACCTACGGGTGTGCCGTCGTCGTTGGTGGCCAGGAACTTGTACGAGTCGTTGGTGGTGCCGGGGGCCGACGGGGAGGCCAGCGGGGCATCCGCCTCCTCAAGCCCCGGCGGTGGCGCGTCAGGGGCACGCCCCGGTTCTGCAACGCCCGGTCCCTTTTGTGGGGCACCCGGAACGCTGACACCCGGGAACAGTGCGGTGATGCGGGGATCACCCTGCAGATATCCACTCACCAGAACAGCGACGATTGCGGCGATTCCGGCCATGAGGACACCGTGGAGAACCCGCACAGCTGTTGAACTGCGTCGGTGTTTTGGCGCACGTGTTGCTTCCCGCTCCGGGTCCACGGTTCTCCGTTCATGATGCCCTGGATCACGCGGGGCAGCGCGGAGGACGAACCAACATTACGTTCTGCGGGCCGAGCCGTCCAAACTTAGATGATGGTTGCCCCGAACACCAGGCCCAGCCCATAGGTTGCAGCTGCGGCTCCCAGGCCGATGGCCAGCTGACGCAGCCCGCGGCTCAGCGGCGAGGTTCCGGACAGCAAGCCGACGACGGCGCCCGTGGCCAGGAGCGCGATGCCCACCAGGACCCCGGCCACCATCAAGGCTGCAAGGCCCGTCATGCCGAAGATGAAGGGCAGGATGGGCACTATTGCACCTGAGGCGAAGAAGCAGAAGCTGGACAATGCCGCGCCCCATGCGGAGCCTACGGACTCGTGCTCGTCCGCCGGCGGTTTTTCCGGTTGCAAGGACAGGCTCGGATCGCAGTCGCAGCTGAACAAACCCATACGTTCGGCCGCTCGGTGCTCCGCAGCTTCACGGGTCATGCCCCTGGCAAGGTACACCAGGACCAGTTCGTTGTGCTCAATATCCAACGAAGGCGCGGCAGTCAGCGTTGCCTGCGTGGGAAGCGTGGCGTTAAGGAGTTCGCGCTGCGAGCGGACCGAGACGTATTCGCCCGCGCCCATGGACAGCGCACCGGCCAACAAGCCTGCCACGCCACTCATCAGGACTACAGGGCTGGGTACACCGGTTGCTGCCATGCCCATCACCAACGAGAGGTTGCTGACCAGTCCGTCATTGGCGCCAAAGACTGCGGCGCGGAAGGTTCCGGAGAGCCTGTTGCGTCCGCGCGTGGCCAGGCCCCGGACAACTTCCTCGTGGATTTGTTCATCGGCAACCATGGCAGGCGTTGCTGCAGGCTCGGTGCCGTAGGGGGAACGGCCCTCGGCGCGTTGGGCCAACGCCAGCACAAAGACCGAGCCGAAATTGCGGGCAAGGAATCCCAGGAACTGGCTCCGGGCGGACGCTGCCTTGGGCATTCCGGCGTGCTCGCCAAGGAGCTTGAGCCAGTGGGCTTCGTGGCGGCCTTCAGCTTCGGCCAGGGCGAGCAGGATTTGGCGCTCCTCGCCGTCACGCCGCTGGGCAAGTTCGCGGTACACGGCGGCTTCGGCACGCTCATCGGCCAGGTACTGGCGCCACCGGCGGATGTCCGCGTTCGACGGAAGCGCGGCTGCTGATTCGGGGGCTGCTGAGTCGGGGGTGGGGTCCGGAGCGGGGCTCGACGAACTGTGGGATTCCTGGTGCATCTGCACTACGTCTCCTGTGCTTGGCACTTGTCTCCTGTGCTGGGTGGGGTAGTTGCGCCCCTTTGCACGCCCCACACTACCGCTTATCCGCGCGGATTTTTGGCCGGTATTCCTTAACTGGAATGTTCGGTGCACCGTAATTTCCTTCCGCTCCTTGACCCTTGTTTGCGCCGGTGCTCAGATGGAAGGACACCGGCCAACCGGCCCACGAGACGGAGGTTGCACCATGAACACCACCGAATCACACGCCAACCACCCGGAACGGGCAACCATCGAGTCCGACCCGGCCTACGACTACGCCGAAGACCAGGAAGTGGACCAGCCCTGGGTTGAGGAAGTAGACGCCCCCGAGGACGACGAACGCGTGGTCCCCATCGACGAAACCGAAGAATTCCGCGAGGAGGACGAGGAACTCTAGGCCGGGTGGTCGCAGCTCAGCGTGAAGTGACGTTGGAGGCCTGCCCGCTTCCCGACGGCGGCAACAGTCACCGTCACCGTCCTTGACGCCTCACACCAGCGCGTTGGGCGGATGGCTTGGGCCAACGCCTGCGCGATCAACTGCGGCTGGGGATGCCTGAAGCGCCCGGTCCGGTCCCGTGTCGTGATGGTCACCATGCCTGTGAAGAGGTCGACGGCGGGAATCACCGGGACCGTGGGTGTGGCCGTTTTCGCCGGGGTTTCTGGTGTCTTCGTTGCGCGGCCCGTTCTGCGCCCTTTGTTCGCGCCTTATCGTGCAGAGCGGGCCACGCAACGCCTCCTCCGGGACGCAACAACGGCGACGCCGCCCCGGAAAGGGGAGGCGCCGCCGTCGAACTTTGCTTGTTTCTTTGTACCTGCCTACGAGGCGGGCGTGGTGACCTCTTCCTCTGCCACGCGTGTGCCCGCAACGCGGTCGGTCCAAGCCTTCATGACTGCCGGATCGGTGGGCTTGCTGGCGAGCGAAACCACCACATAGACCAGTGCCGAGGCGATCAGGCCATAGTAGATGGGCTCGTTGGCGTAGATGCCGTCCAGGGGAACTTCGGCGTTGATCTCGAGGATGATCATGGTGCCCAGGGTTACCACTGAACCGGCCGCCATGGACCATGCTGCAGCGATGCCCGTTCCGCGCTTCCACACCAGGCCACC
The sequence above is a segment of the Arthrobacter sp. StoSoilB22 genome. Coding sequences within it:
- a CDS encoding matrixin family metalloprotease, which gives rise to MRVLHGVLMAGIAAIVAVLVSGYLQGDPRITALFPGVSVPGAPQKGPGVAEPGRAPDAPPPGLEEADAPLASPSAPGTTNDSYKFLATNDDGTPVGYSPCRPLHYVVNNATAPVGSDALLATALANISAASGIQFIDDGTTDELPVDRREPYQPSKYGDRWAPLLISWTTPVEAPALADNVIGTGGSTMYSLNKGPKSYITGSLELDTPQVTELLASPGGADYVLAVMQHELGHVMGLDHVDDPIQLMYPEIGAPDGLAAGDLNGLHLLASAPCRKDI
- a CDS encoding VIT1/CCC1 transporter family protein, translating into MHQESHSSSSPAPDPTPDSAAPESAAALPSNADIRRWRQYLADERAEAAVYRELAQRRDGEERQILLALAEAEGRHEAHWLKLLGEHAGMPKAASARSQFLGFLARNFGSVFVLALAQRAEGRSPYGTEPAATPAMVADEQIHEEVVRGLATRGRNRLSGTFRAAVFGANDGLVSNLSLVMGMAATGVPSPVVLMSGVAGLLAGALSMGAGEYVSVRSQRELLNATLPTQATLTAAPSLDIEHNELVLVYLARGMTREAAEHRAAERMGLFSCDCDPSLSLQPEKPPADEHESVGSAWGAALSSFCFFASGAIVPILPFIFGMTGLAALMVAGVLVGIALLATGAVVGLLSGTSPLSRGLRQLAIGLGAAAATYGLGLVFGATII